The DNA sequence TTATACGTAACACAGCTCATACTCCTTCAAGTGTTTTTACAATTTTGCCTAATTTTGCCTTTCCAATTATAAAACTACCAAGAGTTCTAATTACATTTTATCCTTAGTATAAATTCATGGCAgagttatatttttatggactttgttttaagcctcaaaaatttatattttgtgtagatgGTATTTTATTTAGATTAAACTGTGTTTAATTGGATTATATTCCAAATGTACCAATTTCTATATTGGACTACTTTAATAAAGGTTTTCGGTAAATGATATTCTTTTTGTTGGatcttattaatattatgtTAAAGTATAATTGATTGTATTAACTGAGATCGAGGAAATTTAGAGatgtgacgatattttaggattacgtgaatttaggtttttgaagaattaaaataggttattttagcatcttaggcttaaatattgaaatacgtgttcgattagaaatttatgaaaattatgtgattattttataggtgacgactTTTAGTTGATttggcattttgaggaaaattctgaaaagttaagaagttcaggtaagcggggttcctatgctagactttgcattaaaataaaatgaaatgaggttggctttgaaaataagcatgtttgtttttgaaaagaaatgatctgaaaacaaccttagatgtttattctgcatatgcataaattcaatataacagaaagtattttctgtcatgactggtgtagacataagctaatttgtgcattttgtttctgaactatgcaaaaaaacgaatatgaaaatctaaaagttttgttatgaataaataaaaatattttgattctgtttatttcaaacataTGAAGTGATCTaaaactattcagtattttgttttgatataatgtgtcatctgaaaaccctggcatgaagttctgattctgtatatgattgtgatctgattccgatgatatctgttctgttttctgttaaggcccagctacgggtataatggtggtttataaccctaccacgggggtgaaacatggaatacgtcccagtcacgggtataatggtggtttataaccctatcacgggggttaaacatgttatttgtcccgatgtgatactatgagatgatatgaatataatgtttcagtttggatatgccaaaggactttctttttgggaacaagtttgtttttctgaaaatttcactctaatgttttgtaacaagttttgtttatacattctgaaagaaaatatgttgtttctgcattatgaaagtaaatgtcttgttctgcataccgaactttataaatgctcatgtttacatactagtatatactCTCTGCTTACTgtgttgttgataactcacctcttatctctacaatatttttcagatattttgatgtttcagctgaggattaagattttgaggctttgggtgagatgatttaagtatagtggtttGAATCcaattttctatataatattgagaatttggagtctttttttttatattgttgaaatgtgagtttaagtgttacgaagtaactctccgacccttGCGGGACCGGGGCATCACATTTTGTGAGCTTGTGTGGTACTACTAATTATCTAGTAGAGAATTTAGTGTTTCTTTAGTGTTTGGGCGATGGGCCATGCATAAGTGCGGTGGAGAGTGGGACTGTGTTGCCCCTACATCAAATAACCCAACTCTTTAACTCATAAACCAAAGTGTCAATTGATTTTTGTCATTCAGGTCACAAGAGTTATTTCCATCATGCTTTGTGTGTTTATGGGggtatattattgttttttcctTTGCCTTCTCAATCGATATTTATACTTCTTAATTTTGATTCCCTGGTTGCTAGTGCAGTTTTCCAATGATGGTTTTGTCATGCAATTTATTGCACTTGATGAATATGTATAGGGATGGGATTTGCTTCATTTTGGTGGTTGAAAGTTTGAATCATTATCTTGCATGAACACAACTAGTGATTTTCTTGGATCTTATATCTATTACTTCTCCtaacttcttcattttcaatatGTTCTGCATGTAATTTTTACTAGGATAGCATTATATAAGAATCCAAGGTTAAGTGATATgttatatgataaaatattttataaaatccatttttcataaattaaaaatgattacCCTCTGCTTttgtcataattattttttcttaacacATCTTTAAATGAATATGCATTGTGTGCACCCTAAGCCACATGGAGTTATTAAGTTAGCTCTTATACCATTTGTCatgagttgaggatgtgttTAGCCATATTTGTGAAATCTCTCAAGAGAATTAGTTGCAATGGGAGCTTTTTGGGCTAGCTTCATATTGGGAGAATGACTTATagatatattttcaatttttttaatatgataacTGATGTCTTGCAAACTGGGCAAGAAACAGACTTTGTCATAGTTTCATGCACAAGATTAGGAATAAAACCTACCAAAAGGGAGCAAGTTCTTAAACTCAAGAGGGTTagttcattcatttcttttgtttcttttgctacTTTAACATATTCTTTTAGGTTTTTAGATTATTTGAAAGTCTGGTTTTGTGCTTCCCACttgtgtaattgtttttttgagcaagaacatataatttgaatgtgtattatattttttctgtattttgttttgtgcaattttttttttctaaaacaccTTTTCTAGCGGATTGGGGATTGGCGAATTTTATTCgtcagaaataatttttttcgtgGCATAAACTTTTTTTCGACGATACAATATCACCGGGAAAATACTTTTGTGGCGAAACATCACACTGAAAAATAGTAATTGcgacaataattcaaaattgCTGGAAAAATTTTGAACTATTTGCAACCTTTTTTCAACCTTTTGCGATGAATTATTTCGCCATAATTGACTTTTCTTATCAATTTTAATGATAAACAAAAATGTCatttctatcaatttttgagatatttgtgATAGATTAAAATCAtcagaaataataattttttgtgatgattttttttaaacgctaaaattgatcaaaaatgaCTTTAAGATTTCATCGAACCtacagcgatttataaatcgccaaaaatgatcaaatgcatCGATTATTATAGatatttgtgatgattttgagcgctgaaaaATTGTGTAGCGATTTGTGACGATTTCGACAGAAAAAAACTGTATCTACAACCAAGTCACCTCCCAACAAATTATCTGCATACTAATGGAACATTATAATGGAATCAGAAACAAAACGCAGCTCGAAAACTTGCGACTCCATTCTATGATTTTATTGAGAAGGGACTTGCAGGAGAGTAGACCTTTTCGTACCATACTGCTGCACTTAGAGCTTCACATTTCTATCAAAAATCCAACTGAACGGAATGGTGGGAGCTTGCTTGGCCCTCCCTTGAGCTCTCTCCTCTAGCTTTCTAATTCTTGGAGGTAACCCACAAACATAATCCTGTGCTTTTTGCCCCTCGGCTGAAAGGCCGGTTAGCTTCTCCACTTTCCATCTGCCGACCAAAAACTCCAATATATCGGCATAGTCCTTGGCAGTGTAAACCCCTAGCCGCTGTGCAACAGCTGAAAAGTGCTCAAAAAGATTATCATCACGGCCATCATACATCAGGTGGGCTGGCATGGAGATTTTCTTCCTCATCATGTCAGCAAATGCCAAGACAGTTCCATCAGGATCAATCTCCAATAGCTTCTCAACTATCTTGGTGTAGGCAGTTTCATGGCGTTTCTCGTCTGATGCAATTGTGCCACATATTTGTGCCAAATTCATGTCCCCATGCTCCTTGGCAAGTCTGGCAGTGTTCCCATGGGAGATAAAGGTTGCCCTTTCTTGGAAAGCAGTATAGATGAATCCAAGGTAGGGACTATTTTCTGTTCGAGGATCCTACGAGGAAGatataaagaaaatcaaagtcAAGGACCAACCAGGGATGGTGATAGatttaacaaaaagaaatttattaaaacaacTAGATCAGCTACTTATTTTTTGGATGACCTCCACTTTAAAAAGAGACTAGTTTGGAGATGATGCCTTGTCCTCAAGGAAGAACTCATATTTTGcttttaaaacaagattttaaGAGGTAAATTACAGGAAAATTGTGTGAATTAAATACAATTCAAAGTACTCATCAAGCTTCAAAAGATGGAACAATAAACCAGAAAAGGTAAAAACAGACATGGAGTGAGCATGCTTGTGATTGTGTGTGAAAGCTTTACATACATTTATGCATAAAAACAAGCGTTGATCCGTGGAAGTTTCATATTTTGGCTTCCAACACACACCAAACACCAAATCCTAGCATGAATAGCAAAGGATCCACCAATCATATGTAATGCAAAGGATCTAACAACTAAATGTATTCTACAAGTCTACATGTGGAACTATGAGTGGTGGTCTGTATGTCTGCAATTGCAAAGATTTGAGAGAAGACTCTCTCAATATATGTGGCAAGGACCTTACCATTCCTGACCCAATCAAATACTGAATTGTCTTCTCAATTTGCCTCATGTCTACTCGTCCGGTAAGGTAGAGATACTTATTGAGTAGGTCCCCGTGCCTGTTTTCTTCAGCTGTCCATGCCCTTGTCCAAATTGCCCAAGAAGTAGGGCTTGCACCTGTTTCATCCCGAACTCCATCCAAGGTATTAATCATTGTTTGATAAGTTGGAAGGGCTTCTTCTGTAATCATATCCCCAACCAAAACAACAAGGTAATCATCTGGAATCTCCTTTACCCTCTCCCTTAATTCCTTGACTTGATCGTGAAAACCATCAGAGGCAGGGTCTGGCAGGAAATCCTGTGGTTGCCAACACTTCTCAACTGGCTTCAGGTGAACCAAAATATTCTGTTCAGCCCAATCTTCCATGGATTTAAAGATCTCAATTTTTTGCGGTGGCATCGAGTGGGTGACTTGAACATGAACCTCCCGAGGTGGTGTAAAAGGCTTCTTTGGATTGTCAACCTCCCTGTGCATTAGATGGAAGAATTTGATATTAGATTGTCCTACCAACCAAAATGGAAACAGTTCAGTATGTGCTTGTCACAAAAATGGCACACCAGTTTACAATGACCCAACAGAAGACAACACCTATGCAATGTCATCATCTGAAGCTCATTCATGCCACATCACATTCATTACGTGAACTGAGGCATGGAGACATAGTTACAGTATATGCCCAGGACCCTAGTCATTAGTTCAACCACATTTGATATGTACATTCAAGTAAAGCAGATATGTTTAAAAGCTTATTTAGTATACTGAGAAAGACAAAAAGTGGATTGGTTACATCACTACCTCCCCACACTTTTCTCCTCCATATGACAGCATTACAGGAACTAAGGAAGTTGAGCTATCAGATGATCtacaagaaaatacattgaGTTTGACAAAAGCTTTGGAGAAGTAATGGgtaaaataaattgtttgattgcatactttttttttctaacaggCTGCCAATAAAGGATAGGGAAGGTTCTGATTCCCAGACTAAGCCGTTTGATGCAATTCTTCAAACAAGAAATTAGTTAGACCCCTAACAGAACTTCTTTTTGAAGGATTCATCGCATAACATCCATCAAGGATTGCTCCTAAATATGTGGTTTATGATGaactgaaaaatatttatttttttgattggtaCCGTGCTTCCGGGAACTGCTTTCCGACTATTCAAAACCCAAAGGAACAAGGACAGAGAAACATGAAATGACAAGGTAAAATGATTTTCAGCAGAACAGGAGAACATACTGTTATATCCATGGGAACAATATAGATGATTAAGCTAATTCCACAAAGGACTGCAGATGACAAAACGCCAAATTACCattaaaaccaagaaaaatgataatagaaGTACtgaatttaaatcataaaataaaaaggataaaaggaaccaaaaatggagagagaaaaatgtcCCAAAGAAAAACTCCATATTCTAATGTAAGAAGAAGTGTCACCAGCATGCCTCCATAGATTGAGATGCTAAAACACATTCTTTTGATGACATGGAACCTTACCATGGTAGGGCCCTGCGGACCCCTAAGGAGTAAACCCCAAATACAGGACCCTCCTGTCATAACCGCGTATCGGGTAATCCAGGGGAACTCCTAATACGGAATTACATCCTAGATGTCTACTAGACAGCTTAGTACCCTGCCGGGCGAGAGActaagacaaattaaaagaaaaattattgaaaatgtaTCACATCATGTTAAACCATCAAAAAATTAAGAAGTGATCTGGTAGGAAACATTTTAAGCCTCAATAATGGTATTATGCCAGTGAGTATATTGACTTACGCACAAGTATCACCATTATGAAATTGAAACATGACATGCACAAAGATAAACCAATGGCCAAAAAGTTAAACAATATGAGCTACAGCTGCAAGCTATGATGGAAGTCAATGATTTTCCTCTTATAATGATATGGTAAAAAGAAggggagaagaggaagaaatgaGGAACCTGTGCACAATATATACCCTCACCAGCTTGAATATTCAAATCCagagaaaattaatattacacagataaaaccaaaaaaatacacatacGAAATTCAGATGATTATAAATAAGCATCTCAGCAGGGTTCTTTTCCAAAGTCCTAAAGAGAAACAAACATAAGGGTAGAGAATGGGCTAGTACAAAACAAGCCTACAGTAACACGCTgtctagtgtttttttttttttttggggggggggggggcccacAAGTCCAACCATGGACAACTGTAGACATGCATCAAGTAAGCTTCCAGCTGAAGACAAAACCGCTCACAGCCAAAAGCATGAGAAAACAACAGCTGGGCAATCATGCATCcattaaattaaacaaataaatctAAACTTAAAAACAACCCAAATTCTAAATGATATAGTCCTTAAAAATGAATCAACTCATCAGGGGAAAACTAAAAATTTAGGCATGTAAATTGTTTTCTCAAAGCATAAGTTTCCAACAAGTTTTCCACCAAAGATGAATGAGACATCAGAAACCTACGCATTCATTAACACACACTGCCAACAGAAACAAaccaaaaagaggaaaaaaactaaAGACGACAAAAACTCTAACCAAAATTCTCAATAcaataaagaagaaattaatgcaaaacaaaatagacCTTCTacgaaatgataaaattaattaatataataaatatcctAACCACCTCCATCCAACTAAGTGAAAAAGACAAACATATAACAAACTAGGCATCAAAATCACAAACCACATAGAAAACTAGGTAATGCAAGAGTATATGCAAACCACGAAACATCACGAAATGAAAATCAAGGTCCATGATACAATTAGATCGAGTCTTGAAAATTTTTGAAGGAAATtgctttaaaaaatgaaagcatACAGGAAAATATTTGATAAGGTTTCTTTGCCAGTGGCCCAGTATCATTGTTTCTTAGATAAGAATTCAGAAAAATTGCAGATAAAACAAACATTTGAGTCTTGTAGAGAAATAAAACATCAGAGCGACTTCTAAAAAACAGCTTTAAAATTGCATGATAGAATACATTTTCTGCATCATTTATAGTTTTCTCTTACTTTCCTGGATTTTGGAGACCACACCAAGCACACATCAAGAAGAACGAGCAAGATCATTCACAACCAAATATAGAATCATCAACCGTATAAGAAGAATGAGCAGAAACAACAAAACCACGATCTCCACATGTTATAGCAAAACAATTGAGAAACTACTACATACAGCACACATACAAGAACAGGAAgatttcatacatttcatattGATTGGTGAAATGGAATTAGAGCCATCAATACAGTCTTAAAAATAGAAGCTTGAAAGCTCAACAACTGTACCAACTAAAACTATCTCAATGATCTCTTGTATCAATGAGTTCAAtctagaataaataaataaataaaggacccgagaatgaatgaaaacctataaaaataaataaatgaaggacCAAAATGGAATCAACAAAAGCTAGAAAGaagggaaatattaaaaaacatagaAATATCTCGAAGATCACCAATAATCACTTGAGAAACAAATGCCCTTGTAGggtaattaaaaattagatataaGGCAGAAGAGGCATCATCTCACATTCAaagcaaataattttttgatccgtaaaaacaaataataagatCAGAAGATACGCATACAACAAGAAACTATACGAAGATCCATTGATTATTCCACAGATATGAATGCGTGAGAATCTTTAGAAAAACCCAACTGAAGGAAAAATCACTCACTTGGAGCCAGGGCGAAGGGTTGAGGCCATGAAGAACTTGGGAGATCTGAGGCTGGACTTCTGTGGGAGAGCAAAAGAAGGCAGCTTTGGAGGTTGAGAAGGGGAAAAACAGAGTTTGAGAGCCATCGTAATAGGTTTCTCTTAGCTTCTTCCTTTCCGTTTTCCTTCTCCACAGAACAGacacagagagggagagagatgcgACAATTTATAAGGAAGGAAGGGCAGGGAAGCCGTCCATAGTTGCGTTTCGATTTTGAGTTTacgaattgagttgagttattcattaataataataaattaaaatgatagagtgagatttatttgagataagtttaaatgaatttagatgttaagttaagtttaaatatatttataaaaaatatataaaaaaattatgaattttatatataaaaaaattttgaattaaaataaatttaataatttaaaatttaaatatttaaatattaaatttaacttaaaattaaattaaactgaaaTGAGATCAGTTTAACAATCAAACGGAGAAGGAAAGGAGAGCCACTACTAGTGGCTAAATGCATGGGATGTGTATAAAATGCTAGCAGAATGCCATTGTTTTTACATAAAACTACAATATCACccttttgaatttatttctaGATACTGTACTTTGAATCTATAATCAATTGGTCCTGAGTAATTAATGAGgaactatataaatatttgtcttATGATAGATgaatatgcaaaaatgacacctagaaaataaatgacatttctaaaatatttccaAGTGGATTAGAAATTGTgggtttaaattaattttttttatctaatatatatatatataatatatattattacctACAAGTCTTAAATATGACAAAAAACTAGTACACAATAATTCATCATCTTTGACTAATGGGAGTAACAGGAGTGTGTACATTGTACCTTTGTACGTAGGCGCGGTGGCGGTATATTATTCCCTCCTAGGTTGACAAGTGTGCGATCCAGAGCTCTAGAAAATGGGCACGGGTAAAGCAGTAAGAGAAAATAACTTAATGATGAAGTTAtaactttccttttctttgttgttatttataattatattgttttgaCATCATGAATTAATTAACGAAGCAGAAATAATAATGAGCTAGGGGGGGCGAGCAGAAGTGGAGAGAGACGAGGATGCGGAGGGTACTGCCGATTAGGGTTTTCAATCAGGTTAATAGATCGAGTTCGTATCAtgtcaagatatatatattatattatataaattaattttaatctgatttattaaatttattgtattaaaattttaaatcttaacacgacccattaataTAAAGGGTCGCGTCGTATCAATCCGTTTTGATCTGTTTATATAAATGAGTTAAAcagatttaaaattaatctgtttaatcttaaatttaacataatttttatataaatgttaaaatcataatatctataaaaaaaatataaaattaattataaatataaaattacaatctaaataataaaaatatcgaaattaaaattttaacaattttattttttagatataagggtataattataattttaactttattaacgagtcaaaacgggttgatccGTTTCAATCCGTTAAGCTATTGTGTCTTAACAgatcaatccgttttgacctgAATCTGTTAAGATTAAatcttaatttacttttatCGTATCGTGTTCACGTTAAATTAATGGATTATATTACATATCGAGACTTCTATTGCCGACTGCGTACAGCCAAGCATGGAGGCCAGCAAGGGgatgtcattattttttatttttttgataggtattattaattttgtgttgGTTGAACGAGAAAGATCATACACCACTTGTCACGCTTTCTTCCTTGCATGGTTTCCACTTTGGAAAGCAGCACCGTCCACTCGGCCTCTGTTATCTGTTCGCATGCATATATGTCCCTCTCCCAATCCCCGTCAGGTGCGGTACCGGACGTACTACAGCTGCCATGCACGAACCCTGCTGGCCTACCTCGTTTGGATCGATGCACAACTCAGCTGAACTTATACATCCAAACGCATGTTTCATTCCCTTTTAAAGTGATGTTCAAAAGTAGGATTATTGGCTGGGCCCCATATCTAATAAAGTTTAGATTTCAGATTAATACTGGACCCACCAGACAAACTCACGTGAACTTTGGCGGCAAGAGCAGCTCCCGATATTTACCTTTGATTCGTGAACCTACTTTGGTTGCAAGTGAAGCTCCCGttatttatctttgattttttttcttttgcttgcaGGTTTGGCGTCGGAAGTGGGATAAAGATGTCAGTTCGGCTCAGCATCCAAATGCAGTTGAAGTTCGTCTTCTTCCTTCCATGTTGACCAGCTTCGATCTAAGGAAGCGCCCCACCTGAGCATGAACAGTGCTGCAACTGCATGCAAGACTAGGTATATTAGTCAGTACTGTAAACCTTGTGGCTATCTAGGGGCCATTAATTCAAGTCCTACTTtcccataatatttttaaattaaactcGATTGAGAATAGATATTcacagatatattatatatatatatggggtacGTGTTTTTTAATCAGGAAGTTTTGtttctttgaataatttataaatagtacgTACGTGTGAAAATGATCAGGTACCAGTTTGTAAATAATTCCGTATTAAATTAGAATTATGCCTTGGGTAGTGAATTATTTGTTGGATTCGGTATGGAATTTGGATATAAGGATTCGCATCAGATGAAGCCTGACAACCACCAGCCTATAGTTTTCTACGTCTCCTACTCTATTAGGCTTAAGAAATAACGAAGTACTAAAGCAAGACTATTGTCATGACTacgctttctctctctctctattttattaaCCCTTTTGCAGACTTTTTAAATGGCATAGACAAATCgtatataaatacaataatcCTATATacaattatgaaatatataaatataatataatcgttttaaaaattaataaattttattattaaaaaattaatttttttatataaatctcatattttatttatttgtttttaaataattacaaaacagttacacaattcacaattataaatatttcttttatataaatatatataattttttaaaaacagcAAATAGTTCCATAGAACAATTCAAGCAATACATGCTCGTGTACGATGGCATCACGTCCAACGTGGCATTAATAAAAAACAACGCCGTTTCGGTGTTCCTTCAAACACAAGTGCAGATGCCTCTCATCCCCACAAGACCTCGTCTATGTTCTTTCTAAAATTCTCAAGTCTTCTCCATCAATGAATGCAACACCCCCACAGTTGCCAAAGACGACGACGTCTGTATTCACATCTCCTTGAAGTTCAATTTGGTGAAAGTGTGAGCTCAGATTTGAGCTAACTCTCaatgaaaaatagaagatgAACTctacaaaaaactcaaaatagaagaaaactaTGAGCAATGGGGATGGAGAAGGCTAAGTTTTTGGAAGTGATGAGGAGTAGTCGAAGCTCTGCAACTTACCACCCACTGGAATCTGACCACACATCCTGTTATAACTCACATTCAAGAATTGCAGATTAAGTGCCGTCATCTCCACAGGAATGCCCCCTTTGATCTTGTTATGGTTAAGATCCAACGAAGTCAAGCTCTTGGGGAACTCCACCTTGAATAGATTGAACTTGAACAAGTTCCTCGACAGGTCGACGATCTGCATGGTCTTGTTCGAGCCGAAAACCATGAACGCATCTCCTTCGAGCATGTTACACGACTGGGCTATGACGTTGAAGTCCATGTTAGCGAACGAGGTTGGGACTGGACCGGATAGTTTGTTGTGAGAGAGGTACAAGTTTGGTACCTTACTAAATGTACCGAAAGAGTAGGGGATCCTTCCGGTGAGTTTGTTACGGTCCAAGTGAAGTGCATTGAGGTTTGGAAGTAGGAAAAGTGAGGGTGGGATAAAACCGGAGAGGTTGTTGAAGGAGAGGTCGAGGAAGGTGAGGTTCTTGAGTTTGCTGAGAAAGTCAAGAATTGGGTTGGAGAGGTTGTTCCAATTGAGCTTGAGAAAAGTGAGGCGTTGGAGCTTGGCAATGGCGGGCGGGATGGGGCCGGTGAGGTTGGGCTATTTGTGGATAACGAGAGTTTCGAGGAAAGGAAGGTCACCCACCGCAGCAGGGATTTGGCCAGAGAGTGAACCTGTGACGACGGAAAGTGAACCAATTGTTCACGAGACGACGAGCAGGTTGTTC is a window from the Juglans regia cultivar Chandler chromosome 7, Walnut 2.0, whole genome shotgun sequence genome containing:
- the LOC108984606 gene encoding stearoyl-[acyl-carrier-protein] 9-desaturase, chloroplastic isoform X2, whose translation is MHREVDNPKKPFTPPREVHVQVTHSMPPQKIEIFKSMEDWAEQNILVHLKPVEKCWQPQDFLPDPASDGFHDQVKELRERVKEIPDDYLVVLVGDMITEEALPTYQTMINTLDGVRDETGASPTSWAIWTRAWTAEENRHGDLLNKYLYLTGRVDMRQIEKTIQYLIGSGMDPRTENSPYLGFIYTAFQERATFISHGNTARLAKEHGDMNLAQICGTIASDEKRHETAYTKIVEKLLEIDPDGTVLAFADMMRKKISMPAHLMYDGRDDNLFEHFSAVAQRLGVYTAKDYADILEFLVGRWKVEKLTGLSAEGQKAQDYVCGLPPRIRKLEERAQGRAKQAPTIPFSWIFDRNVKL
- the LOC108984606 gene encoding stearoyl-[acyl-carrier-protein] 9-desaturase, chloroplastic isoform X3; the encoded protein is MPPQKIEIFKSMEDWAEQNILVHLKPVEKCWQPQDFLPDPASDGFHDQVKELRERVKEIPDDYLVVLVGDMITEEALPTYQTMINTLDGVRDETGASPTSWAIWTRAWTAEENRHGDLLNKYLYLTGRVDMRQIEKTIQYLIGSGMDPRTENSPYLGFIYTAFQERATFISHGNTARLAKEHGDMNLAQICGTIASDEKRHETAYTKIVEKLLEIDPDGTVLAFADMMRKKISMPAHLMYDGRDDNLFEHFSAVAQRLGVYTAKDYADILEFLVGRWKVEKLTGLSAEGQKAQDYVCGLPPRIRKLEERAQGRAKQAPTIPFSWIFDRNVKL
- the LOC108984606 gene encoding stearoyl-[acyl-carrier-protein] 9-desaturase, chloroplastic isoform X1 — translated: MALKLCFSPSQPPKLPSFALPQKSSLRSPKFFMASTLRPGSKEVDNPKKPFTPPREVHVQVTHSMPPQKIEIFKSMEDWAEQNILVHLKPVEKCWQPQDFLPDPASDGFHDQVKELRERVKEIPDDYLVVLVGDMITEEALPTYQTMINTLDGVRDETGASPTSWAIWTRAWTAEENRHGDLLNKYLYLTGRVDMRQIEKTIQYLIGSGMDPRTENSPYLGFIYTAFQERATFISHGNTARLAKEHGDMNLAQICGTIASDEKRHETAYTKIVEKLLEIDPDGTVLAFADMMRKKISMPAHLMYDGRDDNLFEHFSAVAQRLGVYTAKDYADILEFLVGRWKVEKLTGLSAEGQKAQDYVCGLPPRIRKLEERAQGRAKQAPTIPFSWIFDRNVKL